The proteins below come from a single Miscanthus floridulus cultivar M001 chromosome 1, ASM1932011v1, whole genome shotgun sequence genomic window:
- the LOC136481853 gene encoding V-type proton ATPase 16 kDa proteolipid subunit-like, whose translation MATSTFSGDETAPFFGFLGAAAALVFSCMGAAYGTAKSGVGVASMGVMRPELVMKSIVPVVMAGVLGIYGLIIAVIISTGINPKAKSYYLFDGYAHLSSGLACGLAGLAAGMAIGIVGDAGVRANAQQPKLFVGMILILIFAEALALYGLIVGIILSSRAGQSRAD comes from the exons atGGCGACCTCCACCTTCAGCGGCGACGAGACGGCGCCCTTCTTCGGCTtcctcggcgccgccgccgcgctcgtcTTCTCCT GCATGGGCGCCGCCTACGGGACGGCCAAGAGCGGCGTCGGCGTCGCGTCCATGGGCGTCATGCGCCCCGAGCTCGTCATGAAGTCCATCGTCCCCGTCGTCATGGCCGGAGTCCTCGGCATCTACGGTCTCATCATCGCCGTCATCATCTCCACCGGGATCAACCCCAAGGCCAAGTCCTACTACCTCTTCGACGGCTACGCGCACCTCTCCTCCGGACTCGCCTGCGGCCTCGCGGGGCTCGCCGCCGGCATGGCCATCGGTATCGTCGGTGACGCCGGAGTCCG GGCGAATGCACAGCAGCCAAAGTTGTTTGTGGGCATGATTCTGATTCTTATCTTCGCAGAAGCTCTTGCTCTTTATGGTCTCATCGTCGGTATCATCCTCTCATCCCGTGCTGGCCAATCTCGCGCCGATTAG
- the LOC136505074 gene encoding WAT1-related protein At5g64700-like gives MDATSKKAYGVAIIIQLIYTGMYVVSKAAFNHGMSTYVFIFYRQAAATALLLPLAIVLERKNAPPMSFRLFLKLFFYALLGNTLSMNLYNISLKYTSATVASATSNSVPVVTFFLAVLLRLEVVRLRSPSGMAKAAGVALCLAGVLTIALYAGPSMSPVNHHRAFAAHQHPHAAAAGGGGGGGGGGKGTWIKGTFLMLLSNTTWSLWIVLQASLLKEYPNKLLSTLLQCGLSTAQSFLLAVAVERDPAAWKLQLDVGLLAVAYSGLVVTGVSFYLQAWCIEKRGPVFLAMSNPLGLLLTIFCSSFFLGEIVRLGSLLGSGLLVGGLYSVLWGKSKDHLHQKQTQEAPKTLATISNDGHDDDEEKQQPAAAVQNTGGGDEKQLKDLFAMEASPLRHQSG, from the exons ATGGATGCCACCAGCAAGAAAGCCTATGGGGTTGCCATCATCATACAGCTCATCTACACCGGCATGTATGTTGTCTCCAAGGCGGCCTTCAACCATGGCATGAGCACCTACGTGTTCATCTTTTACCGCCAGGCGGCGGCCACTGCTCTATTGCTTCCCCTAGCCATTGTTCTTGAAAG GAAGAACGCACCACCCATGTCGTTCAGGTTGTTTCTGAAGCTGTTCTTCTATGCATTGCTTGG CAACACATTGAGCATGAATCTGTACAACATAAGCCTCAAGTACACCTCTGCAACCGTAGCATCGGCAACGAGCAACTCTGTCCCTGTGGTCACCTTCTTCCTGGCAGTCCTGTTAAG GCTGGAAGTGGTTCGGCTGAGAAGCCCGTCAGGCATGGCGAAGGCGGCTGGAGTGGCGCTGTGCCTGGCCGgggtcctgaccatcgccctgtACGCGGGTCCCTCGATGAGCCCAGTGAACCACCACCGCGCCTTCGCCGCGCACCAGCATcctcatgctgctgctgctggcggcggcggcggcggcggcggcggcggcaaggggacATGGATCAAGGGCACGTTCTTGATGCTGCTGTCCAACACGACGTGGTCCCTCTGGATCGTCCTGCAGGCGTCGCTGCTCAAGGAGTACCCCAACAAGCTGCTGTCCACGCTGTTGCAGTGCGGCCTCAGCACCGCCCAGTCCttcctcctcgccgtcgccgtagAGCGCGACCCCGCCGCCTGGAAGCTCCAGCTCGACGTCGGCCTCCTCGCCGTCGCCTACTCT GGGCTGGTGGTGACCGGCGTGTCATTCTACCTACAGGCGTGGTGCATCGAGAAGCGTGGGCCCGTGTTCCTGGCCATGTCCAACCCGCTGGGCCTCCTGCTCACCATCTTctgctcctccttcttcctcggcGAGATTGTGCGCCTGGGCAGCCTCCTCGGCAGCGGCCTCCTCGTCGGAGGCCTCTACAGCGTCCTCTGGGGCAAGAGCAAGGACCACCTCCACCAGAAGCAGACTCAGGAGGCGCCAAAAACTCTGGCCACCATCAGCAACGACGGCCATGACGACGATGAGGAGAAGcagcagccggcggcggcggtgcagaACACGGGCGGCGGCGACGAGAAGCAGCTCAAGGACTTGTTTGCAATGGAGGCATCACCACTGCGCCATCAGTCCGGATGA